In a genomic window of Mycosarcoma maydis chromosome 5, whole genome shotgun sequence:
- a CDS encoding uncharacterized protein (related to Acid phosphatase precursor), with translation MKRSTLSSVLALFAAATATLAYEYPHVPADKTTPSQIRLSFKSLNAVSVAWNTYEKINKPCVAYGTSASNLNKRACSSTSETYPTSRTWFNNVILDNLAPSTTYFYSIDSSNSSTQSFKSARRPGDTSPFACNAVIDMGVYGLDGYTTTKKRDIPFIPPSLTHSTIDQLAQSVDLYDFVIHPGDFAYADDWFLRPQNLLNGKDAYAAITELFFNQLSSISSVKPYMAGPGNHEAACQEVLYYQGACPEGQYNFTDFSHRFAPNMPTTFVSQSKVSAAKASATLARSLALPPFWYSFDYGMVHFISIDTETDFPSAPDTPKLGAGPYGRANQQLDFLKADLASVDRKVTPWVVAMGHRPWYSTGGNDNICSECQAAFEDLFYQYGVDLFVAGHVHNLQRHQPIYKGTVDAANLNDPKAPWYIVAGAAGNIEGLEGFNTQPSYTVFADNVHNGYARLTFQDVNHLKVEMIHSTDGGVLDSAILYKKHADQFVRQPLPASTKKRSLLNSLFNIGGSSIRRDV, from the coding sequence ATGAAGCGCTCCACCCTTTCTTCCGTGCTGGCGCTCttcgccgctgccactgccacctTGGCGTACGAATACCCCCACGTCCCCGCAGACAAGACTACTCCGTCCCAGATCCGTCTTTCCTTCAAATCTCTCAACGCCGTCTCTGTCGCCTGGAACACCTATGAAAAGATCAACAAGCCATGCGTTGCCTACGGTACATCGGCGTCCAATCTCAACAAACGTGCCTGCTCGTCTACCTCGGAAACCTATCCAACCTCTCGCACATGGTTCAACAATGTCATTCTCGACAATCTCGCTCCTAGTACCACCTACTTCTACAGCATCGactcgtccaactcgagcACTCAGTCATTCAAGAGCGCACGCAGGCCCGGTGACACTTCGCCCTTTGCTTGCAACGCTGTCATCGACATGGGCGTCTATGGTCTCGACGGCTACACAACCACCAAGAAGCGAGACATCCCCTTTATTCCTCCCAGTTTAACGCATTCGACCATCGATCAGCTTGCGCAGAGTGTCGATCTGTACGACTTTGTCATCCATCCGGGAGACTTTGCCTATGCTGATGACTGGTTCTTGCGTCCTCAGAACCTGCTGAATGGGAAAGATGCCTATGCTGCCATCACCGAGCTCTTTTTCAATCAGTTGAGTTCCATCTCGTCAGTCAAGCCCTACATGGCGGGCCCGGGAAACCACGAAGCTGCCTGCCAGGAAGTCCTTTACTACCAGGGTGCTTGCCCTGAGGGTCAGTATAACTTTACCGATTTCTCTCACAGATTCGCTCCTAACATGCCCACCACATTTGTCTCGCAGAGCAAGGTCTCAGCTGCCAAGGCCAGCGCTACACTGGCTCGAAGCTTGGCCCTTCCACCCTTCTGGTACTCGTTCGACTACGGTATGGTTCACTTCATCTCCATCGACACCGAGACCGACTTTCCCTCGGCCCCGGACACGCCGAAACTCGGTGCGGGTCCCTATGGCCGCGCCAACCAACAGCTGGACTTCCTCAAGGCCGATCTTGCCTCGGTCGACCGCAAGGTTACCCCCTGGGTGGTTGCGATGGGCCATCGACCTTGGTATAGCACTGGTGGAAATGACAACATTTGCTCGGAATGTCAGGCTGCTTTTGAGGATCTGTTCTACCAGTACGGCGTTGATCTCTTTGTCGCAGGTCACGTTCACAACCTCCAACGTCACCAGCCCATCTACAAGGGAaccgtcgacgctgccaactTGAACGATCCCAAAGCTCCCTGGTACATTGTCGCCGGTGCAGCAGGTAATATTGAGGGCCTCGAGGGCTTCAACACTCAACCCTCTTACACCGTTTTCGCAGACAACGTCCACAACGGCTATGCTCGTCTCACTTTCCAGGATGTCAATCACTTGAAAGTCGAGATGATTCACTCGACTGACGGAGGcgtgctcgactcggctaTCCTTTACAAGAAGCACGCCGACCAATTTGTAAGACAGCCGCTCCCTGCCTCCACCAAAAAGAGATCCTTGCTCAACTCACTGTTCAACATCGGTGGAAGCTCGATTCGGCGCGATGTATGA